GCGCACCTTCGGCGAGCGGCGCAGGCCGCCCGAGCCGAGCGGCTGCACGACCAGCGAGGTCTTCAGGCTGTCGGTCGTCACTTGCGACCCCTTCCGCTTGCGCCGGTGAGAGCACCCTCGGTGTCGCGTCGCAGCACGAAGCGCTGATAGAACAGCGCGACCACGAGCGAGATGAGGAAGAGCATCACGGCAACGGCGTTGCCGAACCCGTAGCTGCCGGCGAGATGCCCGTTCTGGTACATGTAGGTGGCCATCGTCGAGGTGCCCGCCGTCGCGGCGATGTACTGGCCCCAGATGATGTTGACGAGGTCGAAGAGCTGCAGCGAGCCGATCACCGACAGGAACGCCCAGATGCGCACGGTCGGACCCAGCAGCGGCAGGGTGATGCTCCACTGGATCTTCCAGAAGCCGGCGCCGTCGATGGCGGCGGCCTCGTAGAGCTCCTCGGGGATGGACTGCATGCCGGCGAGCATGAGGATGACGGCGAAGCCGACGTACTTCCAGGTGATGATGATCATCAGCGTCCACATGGCGATCGCCGGGTCGGCGAGCCAGGACTGCTGCAGGTCGCCGAGGCCCCATTTCTCCAGGAGCGAGTTCAGCGCGCCGGCATCCTGCATCATCAGGCTCCAGCCGATGCCGACGATGACCTCGGAGATGACGTACGGCATGAAGATGAGCACGCGGATCACCGAGCGTCCGCGGATGCGCTGGTTCAGCAGCAGCGCGAACAGGATGGCGACCGGGCCCTGCAGCACGAGCGACAGGACCACGATGATGAAGTTGTGCAGGACGGCGTCGCGGAACATCTCGTCCCGCCACATGAGCATGTAGTTGTCGAGGCCGACGAACTCGGTCGGCCAGCCGAAGCCGTTCCACTTGAAGAAGCCGTAGAAGCCCGCCATCACCACCGGGAAGATGACGAACCCGAGGAACATGATGAGTGCCGGGCCAGTGAGAAGCGCGATCTCGCCGCGCTTGCGCCAGTCGGCGCGGCGCCGCCGCACCGGGGCCGGCATGCTGCCGGCTCCGGTGCGGACGGTGCTCTCAGGCACGACGGAACCTGCCGGCGCCTGAATGTCTGTCATCGTCCCGCTCAGCCCCTCGCGGCCGCTTCGGTGATCTTCGACACGAGCTTCTCGGGGTCGCCCTGGCCGGCGAGCATCTCGACGACGCCGGTGTTCAGCGCGTTTCCGACGTTCTGGCCGAGTGCGGTGTCCAGCCACAGCGCGACGTAGGGCGCCTCACCGTATGCCTCCATCAGCGGCACGAGCGAGGGGTCCTCGACCGCGCCCTTCGCCTCCTGCGAGGCGGGGATGGTCTGGAAGGCCACGGCGTACTTCTCCTGCCACTCCTTCGACGAGACGAAGTTGAGGAAGTCCTCGCACGCGGCCGGCGAGTCGGCCGAGCAGGCGTAGCCGTCGACGCCGCCCATCATGGCGCCGGGCTCACCCTCGCCACCCGAGACCTCGGGGAACGGGAACCAGCCGAGGTCGGGCAGCGGCTTCTCGTCGGGGGTCAGGCTGGCGATCACGCCCACGTCCCAGGCGCCCATGAGCTCCATGGCGGCCTTGTGGTTGGCGAGCAGACCCGCGGAGGAGTTCGCGCCCTCCTGGGCCGAGGTGGTCAGGAAGCCCTGGTTGAACGGCTCGATGGAGACGAAGTCCTGCAGGTTCTCGGCCGCGGTCAGCCAGCATCCGTCGGTGAAGTCGGCGTTGGTGGACAGGTTCGAGATGAGGTCCTCGCCGCAGGCGCGCAGCGCGAAGAAGTAGTACCAGTGCGCGGCGGGCCAGGCATCCTTCGCGCCGAGCGCGATCGGCTGGATGCCGGCGGTCTTCAGCTTCTCGACGGCCGCCTCGAGGTCGTCGAGGGTCTCGGGCGCCTCGGTGATGCCGGCCTGCTCGAACAGGTCCTTGCTGTAGAAGATGCCGCCGGGCAGCACGGCGCTGGGCATGCCGTAGATCTTGCCGTCGACGGTGAACGCGGCGAACGGCGCATCGCCGAGGGCGCTCTTCACATCGTCGGAGATGAGACCGGTGAGGTCCTTCACCTTGCCGGCTTCGACGATGTCGGCGAGCTTGCCGCCACCGCGGGCCATGAAGATGTCGGGCATGTCGCCCGAGTTGACGGCGGTCTGCAGCTTGCCGTCCATGTCCTCGTTCTGGATCGAGGTGACCTTGACGGTGACCTCGGGGTTCTCGTCCTTGAACGCGGCAGCGGCATCCTCCCAGTACTGCTTACCGGGTCCGGTGGTCGAGTTGTGCCACATGACGAGCGTGCTCTCGCCGTCGGCGGGCGCTCCTCCTTCGGCACTGGGGGAGCAGCCGGTCAACCCGAGCATCCCCACCGCCGCCACGACCGCCGCGGCGGTCCAAGCCTTGCGGATCTTCATGCTGTGTCTCTCCTCATCTTCGAGTGTTCAGCAGGGCCGGCGCGATTTGTTGTCACCGGCACCCAATGTGCTTTCGGCCTACTCTGACACCTCGGCCCGACGGATGTCAATCGTTGTCGATAACGTTTTCGTGCTCAACCGGATAACGATATCGCTTGCTAGGTTGTGATCCATGAACCGTCGCATCACGATCCACGACGTCGCCGAGACCGCCGGCGTCTCGGTGGCGACCGTGTCGAAGGCGATCAACGGCCGCGACGGGGTCTCCCCCGCGACACTGGCCCACGTGCTGGGGGTCGTCGAGCAGCTGGGCTACGCCAGTTCACTCGTGGCCACCTCGATGCGCCGGCAGCGCACCAACGTGATCGGCGTGCTCGTGGCCGAGTTCGAGCCGTTCGCCCTCGAACTGCTGGGCGGCGTCTCAGCCGAGCTGCAGGGCACGCAGTACGACGTGCTCGCCTATGCCGGAACCGTGTCGGCCGGCGAGCACCACGGCTGGGAGCGGCGGTCGCTGTCCCGGCTGGGCGGCACGCTCATCGACGGCGCCATCCTCGTCACCCCGACGACGGCCCCGGCCGAGGCATCCGTCCCGATGGTCGCGATCGACCCGCACGCGAGCCCCGCCGGGGATGCGGATGCCGGTGGCCCTGCCACCGTCAGCGTGCTCAACGCCGACGGCGCCCACGCCGCCACCGCGCATCTGATCTCCCTCGGCCACCGCCGTATCGCGCATCTGCGGGGCCGCACCGATCTGGAATCCGCGCAGCAGCGCGAGGAGGGCTATCGCCGCGCGCTCGCGGAGGCGGGCATCCCGCAGGACCAGGCGCTGATCGCCGAGGGCGGCTATCGCGCCGCCGATTCCACAGCCGGCGCGCACGCGCTGCTACACCTGGCCGATCGGCCGACGGCCGTGTTCGCGGCCAACGACCTCTCCGCGATCGAGATGATCCGCGTCGCCGCCGAGCGCGGGCTGCGCGTGCCGCAGGATCTGTCGGTTATCGGATTCGACGACATCCCGCAGGCCGCGATGCACACCCCGCAGCTCACGACCGTGCGCCAGCCGCTGGCCGAGATGGGCGCCACGGCGGTGCGGATGCTGCTCGGCATGATGCACGACGGCGCCGGGCGTGAGCAGGTGCGGATGCCCACCCGGCTGGTGGTGCGCGACTCCACCGCCGCTCCCCCGCGCTGACCGCTTGCCATCGCGCCCGATCGTGATATGTTGTGCAGTACAACATTTCATCGACGTCGCTGAAGGCGGATCATCATGGCACTCACCCCCACCAAGGCCGACCGGTTCTCGTTCGGCCTCTGGACCATCGGCTACAACGGCACCGACCCGTTCGGCGGCCCGACCCGGCCGGCGCTCGACGTCGTGCACGCCGTCGAGAAGCTCAGCGAGCTCGGCGCGTACGGCCTCACCTTCCACGACGACGACCTGTTCGCGTTCGGGTCGACGGATGCCGAGCGGCAGACGCAGATCGACCGGCTGAAGCAGGCGCTCGCCGACACCGGCCTGATCGTGCCGATGGTCACCACCAACCTGTTCAGCGCCCCCGTGTTCAAGGACGGCGGCTTCACCTCGAACGACCGGCAGGTGCGCCGCTTCGCGCTGCGCAAGGTGCTGCGCAACATCGACCTGGCCGCCGAGCTGGGTGCGAAGACCTTCGTCATGTGGGGCGGCCGCGAGGGCGCCGAGTACGACTCGGCCAAGGACGTGCGCGCGGCTCTCGAGCGCTACCGCGAGGCCGTGAACCTGCTCGGCGACTACGTCACCGACAAGGGCTACGACATCCGCTTCGCCATCGAGCCCAAGCCGAACGAGCCCCGCGGTGACATCCTGCTTCCGACGCTCGGTCACGCGCTGGCCTTCATCGAGTCGCTCGAGCGCCCCGAGCTCGTCGGCCTGAACCCCGAGGTCGGGCACGAGCAGATGGCGGGCCTGAACTTCACCGCCGGCATCGCGCAGGCGCTGTACCACGGCAAGCTGTACCACATCGATCTCAACGGGCAGCGCGGCATCAAGTACGACCAGGACCTGGTGTTCGGTCACGGCGACCTGCACAACGCGTTCTCGCTGGTCGACCTGCTCGAGAACGGCGGACCCGACGGCACGCCGGCCTACGACGGCCCGCGTCACTTCGACTACAAGCCCAGCCGCACCGAGGACGAGACCGGCGTGTGGACGTCGGCGGCCGCCAACATGCGGATGTACCTGCTGCTCAAGGAGCGCGCCAAGGCGTTCCGCGCCGACCCCGAGGTGCAGGAGGCGCTGGCCGTCGCGAAGGTCGCCGAGCTGGCTCAGCCGACCCTCAATGATGGCGAGAGCTACGACGACCTGCTGTCCGACCGCAGCGCCTACGAGGACTTCGACGCCTCGGCGTACCTCGGTGGCAAGGGCTTCGGCTTCGTGCGCCTGCAGCAGCTGGCCACCGAGCACCTGATGGGCGCCCGCTGACCCGCACGCCCCCTCCGCCGAAACCCCTCCTGGTCGTCGAGACCCCTCAGCAGCAACGCGATTGCGGAGGGGTCTCGGCGAGGGTGAGGGGTTTCGGCGACAGAGGAGAGACATGAGAGAGGATGACGCGATGGCACTCGTGATGGGGGTCGACAGCTCAACCCAGTCGTGCAAGGTCGTCGTGCGGGATGCCGCGACCGGCGCGGTCGTGCGCACCGGCCGGTCATCGCACCCGGACGGCACCGAGGTGGACCCCGCCGCCTGGTGGGATGCCCTGCAGCAGGCGATCGCCCAGGCCGGTGGCCTCGACGGCATCGACGCGGTCGCCATCGCCGGGCAGCAGCACGGCATGGTCGTGCTCGACGCGGAGGGGAACGTCATCCGCCCCGCGCTGCTGTGGAACGACACACGGTCCGCGGATGCCGCATCCGACCTGGTCTCAGAGCTCGGCGCCGGGGCGTTCAGCATCCGCACGGGCGTCGTGCCGGTGGCATCGTTCACCGCCACGAAGCTGCGCTGGCTCGCCGACCACGAACCGGATGCCGCGGCGCGGATCGCCGCCGTCGCGCTGCCGCACGACTGGCTGACCTGGCGCCTGCGCGGATTCGGCCCCGAGAACCCGCGGCTCGACGAGCTGGTCACCGACCGGTCGGATGCCAGCGGCACCGCGTACTGGGGAGCCGACGGCTACGACCGCGAGATCCTCTCGCTGGCGCTGCGCCGCGACGCGGCGGACATCGTGCTGCCGCGTGTGCTGGGTCCGTCGGAGCATGTCGCAGGCCCCGGGGGGATGCTCGTCGGCGCCGGTGCGGGCGACAACGCCGGTGCCGCACTGGGACTGGGTGCCCGCAGCGGTGACGCGGTCGTCTCGATCGGCACCTCGGGCACGGTCTTCGCCGTGACCGACTCGCCGGTGCGCGATGCGTCGGGCACGGTGGCCGGATTCGCGGATGCCGCGGGCGGTTGGCTGCCGCTGATCGCGACGCTCAACGCCGCCAGGGTGATGGATGCCACCGCGGCGCTGCTGGGCGTCGGCCACGACGAGCTGGGCGAGCTGGCTCTCGCGTCGTCGGCCGGGGCGGGCGGGCTCGTGCTGCAGCCGTGGTTCGAGGGCGAGCGCACCCCCAACCACCCCGACGCGACCGCGACCCTGTTCGGCATGACGCTGGCGAGCACCACCCGCGAGAACCTCGCGCGCGCCGCCATCGAGGGTGTGCTGTGCGGGCTGGCCGAGGGGCTGGATGCGATCCGCGCCCACGGTGTGACCCCGCAGCGCATCCTGCTCATCGGCGGTGCCGCGCAGAACCCGGCCGTGCGCGGGATCGCCGCCGAGGTCTTCGACCTGCCGGTGTTCGTTCCCGAGCCGCAGGAGTACGTGGCACTCGGCGCGGCCGCGCAGGCCGCCTGGGCGCTGACCGGCTCGCGTCCAGGGTGGGGTGCGGAGTCGGCGGATGCCGTGCCCGGCACCCCCGTCCCCGGCATCCGCGCGCAGTACTCCGCCCGCCTCCCCTGACCCGCCCGCCCCCGCCCCGCGTCTCCATCCCCGCTGAGAAACCACTTTTCGCGTGAGAAACGCGCGCACGCGTGATTTCCGATGCGCAAAGTGGTTTCTCACGGAGGAGGGTGGGGGGCACGCGTGGGGCGGCGCGCAGACCGACCGAACACGAAGACGCCCGGCCCCGCGGATGCGGGGCCGGGCGTCTGGCGTTGAGGGCTAGAGGCCCTGAGCGAGGCGATGGTAGGCCTGGTTCCAGCGGACCTGCTGCTGGAACTCCGGCAGCCGGGTCGACTCGTCGATCACGAGCAGTTCGATCTCAGCCATCTCGGCGAAGTCGCGGAACGCGTCGATGCCCACGGCCGTCGACATCACCGTGTGGTGCGCGGCACCGGCGGTCAGCCATGCGGCCGCGCTCGTGTTGAAGTCGGGCGCGGGCTTCCAGACCGCGCGTCCCACCGGCAGCTTGGGCAGCGCGGCGCGCGGCTCGACGTTCTCGACCACGTTCGCGGTGAGGCGGAAGCGGTCGCGCATGTCGCTGAGCGCGACGACGACGGCGGGGCCGGGGTCGGCGGTGAAGACCAGGCGCACCGGGTCGTCCTTGCCTCCGATGCCCAGCGGGTGGATCTCGAGGGTCGGCTTCGCGGTGGTCAGCGACGGCGACACCTCGAGCATGTGCGCCCCGAGGATGAGCTCGTCGCCCGGGGTCATGTCGTAGGTGTAGTCCTCCATCAGGCTGGCCCCGCCGGGCAGGCCCGCGCCCATGACGTTGGCGACGCGCACGAGGATCGCGGTCTTCCAGTCGCCCTCGGCGCCGAAGCCGTAGCCCTCGGCCATCAGGCGCTGCACGGCCAGACCAGGCAGCTGCTTGAGCGCGCCGAGATCCTCGAACGAGGTGGTGAAGGCGCCGAAGCCGCCCTCCTCGAGGAACGACCGCAGCCCCAGCTCGATCGCCGCGCCGTCGCGCAGCGACCCGTGCCGGTCGCCTCCGCGGCGCAGCTCGGGGGCGACGTCGTACAGCTCCTCGTACTCGGCGACGAGCGCGTCGACGTCGGCGCTGGATGCCGCGGCCACGGCATCCGCCAGTTCGTTCACGCCCCAGGTGTTCACCTGCACGCCCAGCCGCAGCTCGGCCTCGGTCTTGTCACCCTCGGTGACCGCGACGTAGCGCATGTTGTCGCCGAAGCGCGCGAGCTTGAGCGAGCGGGATGCCGCCAGTCCCGCGGCGGCACGCTGCCAGGTGCCCAGCTCACGCTGGACGCGCGGGTCGCCGGCGTGCCCGACGATCGTCTTGCGCGGCACGCCGAGGCGGGTCTGGATGTACCCGAACTCGCGGTCGCCGTGGGCGGCCTGGTTGAGGTTCATGAAGTCGAAGTCGATGTCGGCCCACGGCAGCTCGACGTTGGCCTGGGTGTGCAGGTGCGCGAGCGGCTTGCGCAGCGCGTCGAGGCCGGCGATCCACATCTTCGCGGGGCTGAAGGTGTGCATCCAGGCGATGACGCCGATGACGCGGTCGTCGGCGCTGGCCTCGAGGGCCGTGCGCTTGATCGCGGCGGAGTCGGTCAGCACGGGCTTCCAGACGATGCGCACCGGCACGTCTGCGGCCTCATCGAGCAGGCGCGCGATGTTCTGCGACTGCTCGGCGACCTGCGCGAGGGTCTCGGGGCCGTACAGGTGCTGGCTGCCGGTGAGGAACCAGACCTCGTAGGAGTCGAGGGAGGTGGTGAGTCGGGGCATGGGGATCCTTAGAGGGAGTCGACGGCGGCGGCCTCGATGGCCAGGCCCGCCCGGTAGCGGTCGAGGTAGGTGGCGAACCCGGCCACATCGGCCGGGTCGGGGTCGGTGACGGACAGGGATGCCGTGGCGAACACGCGCTGATCCAGGTAGTCGCCCAGGCTCAGCCGGTCGGCCTCGGCGAGGTAACCGGCGAGCACGGCGATGCCCCAGGCGCCGCCCTCGGAGGCGAGCTCGCCGACGGCGACCGGAGCCCCGAGCGCCCCGGCGAGGAAGCGCTGGGCGACACCGGCGGTGCGGAACATGCCGCCGTGCGCGAACATCCGGTCGAGGCCGACGCCCTCCTCGGCGAGCACGGTCATGCCCAGCGCGAGCGTGCCGAACACGCCGTACAGCTGCGCGCGCATGAGGTTCGCGAGCGTCAGCGCGCTGCCGGGGGTGCGCACGATGAGCGGGCGCCCCTCGGTGAGGCCGGCGATCGGCTCACCGGCCAGGTGGTTGTAGGCGATCAGGCCACCGGCATCCGCCTCGCCCTGCAGCGCCTCGAGGAACAGCGCCTCGAAGGCCGCGTCATCGCCGATCGGGTTGCCGGCCGCGGCGGCGAAGCGCGTGAACACACCCGCCCAGGCCGCCAGCTCACTGGCGCCATTGTTGCAGTGCACCATCGCGACGGCGTCGCCGGCGGGGGTGGTGACGAGGTCGAGTTCGTGGTGCACCTCGGTGAGGGGCCGCTCGAGCACGACCATGGCGAAGATGCTCGTGCCGGCCGAGACGTTGCCCGTACGCGGGGCGACGGAGTTCGTCGCGACCATGCCGGTGCCGGCATCGCCCTCGGGCGGGCACAGCGGGATGCCGGAGGACAGGGCGCCGCTGGGGTCGAGCAGCGCCGCTCCCTCGGCGGTGAGCTCACCGGCGGGCGCGCCGGCCGGCAGCACTGTGGGCAGCAGCTCGGCCAGGCCGGCGGGCAGGCGGTCGCCGGCGAGTGCGTCGTAGGCGCGCAGCATCCGCTCGTCGTAGTCGCAGGTCGCCGAGTCGATGGGGAACATGCCCGAGGCGTCGCCGACGCCGAGCACCCGCTGCCCGGTCAGCTTCCAGTGCACGTAGCCGGCGAGGGTGGTGACGAAGTCGAGCTGCGGCACGTGCGGCTCGGCGTCGACGACGGCCTGATGCACGTGCGCGACCGACCAGCGCAGCGGGATGTTGACCCCGAGCAGCTCGGTGAGCTCGGCGGCCGCGACGCCCGTGTTCGTGTTGCGCCAGGTGCGGAACGGCACGAGAAGCTCGCCGGATGCGTCGAAGGCGAGGTAGCCGTGCATCATGGCCGAGATGCCGATGGCGCCGAAGGACGCCGGTCGCACGCCGTAGCGGTCGTGCACGTCGGAGACGAGGTCGGCGAACGCGGCCTGCAGGCCCGCCCAGACCTCGTCGAGATCGTAGGTCCACAGGCCGTCCTGCAGGCGGTTCTCCCACGAGAACGAGCCGGTGGCGAGCACCTGGGTGGCGTCCGAGCCGATCAGGCAGGCCTTGATGCGGGTGGAGCCGAGTTCGATGCCGAGGCTGGTACGGCCGTCGAGGATGTCCTGGCGTGCGCTCATCGGCGGGTGTCCGTGTTCTGTCCGTAGACGTTCTGGTAGCGGTCGTAGAGCCGGTCGATCGCATCCTGCGGGATCGGAATGAGCGGCCCCGCCTCGCGGGCGTGGTGCACGGTGCGGGCGACGTCCTCGACCATGACCGCCGCCTTGACGGCATCCTTGGCGTCCTTGCCGATCGTGAACGGGCCGTGGTTCTGCATGAGCACCGCGCGCGAGCGGTGGCCGGTGAGGGTGTCGACGATTCCGCGGCCGATCGAGTCGTCGCCGATGATCGCGAACGGCCCGATCGGGATCGGCCCGCCGAACTCGTCCGCCATGGCGGTGATCACGCAGGGGATCTCCTCGCCGCGCGCGGCCCAGGCGACCGCATAGGTCGAGTGGGTGTGCACGACGCCGCCGACCTCGGGCATGTGCCGGTAGACGTAGGCGTGCGCGGCGGTGTCGCTGGAAGGCGAGCGGTCGCTGCCGGGGGTGCCGGGGATGACGTTGCCGTCGAGGTCGCAGAGGATCATGTTCTCGGGCGCCAGGTCGTCGTACGAGACGCCCGAGGGCTTGATGACGAAGAGGTCGCCGCTCGGGTCGTCGCCGAGGCGGACGCGGCCGGACACGTTGCCGCCGGTCCAGACGACGAGGCCGTAGCGGACGAGTTCGCCGTGCAGGCGGGCGACGTCCTCGCGGACGGCCTGGATGACGGCCTCGACCTCGGGGGTGAAGGCGGGGACTTCGTTGCTCACGGATACCTCATCGTGGTCCGGCGGGTGTCGCCTGCGGTCACTGTGACCGGTCACAGTGACCGGTGTCGTCCAGTGTGACACGGCCCGGCGCGAGCGTCAACACAGGCCAGGCGCGGAGTCCGGCGCCGGCCCGCCCCGCCCGGCACGGGTCAGGCGGGCGGCGCGACCGACGCCCGCGGCACGAGCACCGGCGGCACCGGCTCGAGAGCGGATGCCGTGGCCCCGGCGTCGCCGATCACCAGACCCACCGCGCGGCGGGCGAGCTCGGCGAAGTCCTGCCGGATCGTGGTGAGCTGCGGCCAGTAGAACGCGGCATCCGGGATGTCGTCGAACCCGACGACGCTGACGTCCGCCGGCACGGCGAGCCCCGCCTCGTGCAGCCCGCCGAGCAGGCCGAGCGCCATCTGGTCATTGGCGCAGAACACGGCGGTGATGCCGGAGGCGATCACGGCGCCGGTCGCCGCATACCCGGATGCCGCGGACCAGTCGCCCTCGATCACGGGCCCCGCCTGCAGGCCGCGATCGGCGAGCTCGGCGGCGAAGCCCTCGGCGCGGGACTCGGCCTCGAGCCAGTCGGCGGGCCCGGCCAGGTGCGCGATGCGGGTGTGCCCGGCGTCGGCGAGGGCGGCCACGGCGAGGCGGGCGCCGGCGGCCTGGTCGATCGACGGCCCGCGGGCGCCGTGACCGGAGGAGTGCAGGGTGACGATCGGCACGTCGATGCGCAGGGCATCCAGCGCGTCGAGGGTGCGCGCGTGCGGGGCGACCACGACGATGCCCTCGACCCCCTGCGCGATGAGGTGATCGACCGCCGCGACCACGGCGTCGGCGTCGCCTGCCTCGGCGAAGGCGGCGCTCACCCAGTAGCCCGCCTCGCGGGCGCACGCCTCGATGGCGGCGATGCTGCGCGCGGGCCCCTGCTGCTCGGCGTTCGAGGCCAGCACCCCCAGCGTGCGTGAGCGGCGTGTGCCCAGGGCCCGGGCGGCGTTGTTCATGCGGTAGCCCAGCTCGGCCATGGCCGCCAGCACCCGCTCGCGGGTGCTCTCGGCGACCTCGGGGTGGTCGTTCAGCACCCGCGAGACCGTCTGCCGCGAGACGCCCGCGCGGGCGGCGACATCGCGCACACCCACGGTGCGGGTGCGTTCGGCCGGGGTTTCGCTCATCGTCCCGAGTGTAGGGCGCGCGCGATCCGTGCTGCCGCGCGCGGCTCGCATCAGAGCCCGAGTCGCGCCAGGTAGTCGTTGACGAACCGCCGCTCGGGATCCCAGGCGGCGCGCAGCGCCGCGAAGTCGTCCCAGCGCGGGTTGCGGGCGCGCACCTCGGCGGCGTCGAGGGTGAAGATCTTCCCCCAGTGCGGGCGGGCCGAGGCCGGCAGCGCCGCCTCGAGCTCGGGCAGCAGGGCACGCACCGCCTGCTCGTCGGGCCGCCAGGTGAAGTGCAGGCCGACGATGTCGGTGCGGTAGGCCGGGCTCAGCCACAGCGCGTCGGCGCGCACGGTGCGGATCTCGTTGACCAGCAGCAGCGGTGCGATGCGCTCGGCCAGCGAGCGGACGGCCTCGATCGCCGCCACGGCATCCGTGCGGGGAACGAGGTACTCGCTCTGCAGCTCGGCACCGGCCGACGGCGTGAACTCGAGCTTGAAGTGCGGCAGTCGCTGGAACCATTCACCCGGCACCCCTCCCTGCTCGGTGCAGGCCTCGGCGTCGACGCCGAGGATCGGATGCCGTTTGCCGTCGGCGACCGCCGCGCCGAGTGCCGCGGCCAGTCCGGCGCGCTCATCGGCGCGGCCGTCGGGCTGGCGCTGCTTGACCCAGAGCAGATCGGCGGCGTCGGTGCGGCGCCAGGTGGAGAACAGGCTCACGCTCGTGCCGATGCCGGTCACGGCATCCAGGTCGGCCAGCACGGCATCCCAGCCCGGACCGTCGTAGACATGCTGGGCGACGGCATAGGTCGGCTCGACGTCGAGCGTGATGTCGAGCACCGCACCGAGCGCGCCGAGCGAGACGACCGCGCCGGCGAAGTCGGCATCGCCGCGCTGCAGCCGGCGCACCTCCCCGGATGCCGTGAGCACGGTCAGCGCGCGCACGGCGGCGGCCAGCGAGCCGATGCCGTCACCGGATCCGTGGGTGCCCGTGGCCACCGCACCTGCCACCGAGATGTGCGGCAGTGAAGCGAGGTTCGCCAGCGCCAGCCCCTGATCGTGCAGGACGGGTGCGATGTCGCCGTAGCGCAGTCCGCCGCTCACGCGCACGGCATCCCGCTGCCCGTTCACCTCGATGATCCGGGGCATCCGGTCGAGGGCGATGAGCGCGCCGTCGGTGT
This is a stretch of genomic DNA from Microbacterium sp. YJN-G. It encodes these proteins:
- a CDS encoding carbohydrate ABC transporter permease, which gives rise to MPAPVRRRRADWRKRGEIALLTGPALIMFLGFVIFPVVMAGFYGFFKWNGFGWPTEFVGLDNYMLMWRDEMFRDAVLHNFIIVVLSLVLQGPVAILFALLLNQRIRGRSVIRVLIFMPYVISEVIVGIGWSLMMQDAGALNSLLEKWGLGDLQQSWLADPAIAMWTLMIIITWKYVGFAVILMLAGMQSIPEELYEAAAIDGAGFWKIQWSITLPLLGPTVRIWAFLSVIGSLQLFDLVNIIWGQYIAATAGTSTMATYMYQNGHLAGSYGFGNAVAVMLFLISLVVALFYQRFVLRRDTEGALTGASGRGRK
- a CDS encoding extracellular solute-binding protein; the protein is MKIRKAWTAAAVVAAVGMLGLTGCSPSAEGGAPADGESTLVMWHNSTTGPGKQYWEDAAAAFKDENPEVTVKVTSIQNEDMDGKLQTAVNSGDMPDIFMARGGGKLADIVEAGKVKDLTGLISDDVKSALGDAPFAAFTVDGKIYGMPSAVLPGGIFYSKDLFEQAGITEAPETLDDLEAAVEKLKTAGIQPIALGAKDAWPAAHWYYFFALRACGEDLISNLSTNADFTDGCWLTAAENLQDFVSIEPFNQGFLTTSAQEGANSSAGLLANHKAAMELMGAWDVGVIASLTPDEKPLPDLGWFPFPEVSGGEGEPGAMMGGVDGYACSADSPAACEDFLNFVSSKEWQEKYAVAFQTIPASQEAKGAVEDPSLVPLMEAYGEAPYVALWLDTALGQNVGNALNTGVVEMLAGQGDPEKLVSKITEAAARG
- a CDS encoding LacI family DNA-binding transcriptional regulator — its product is MNRRITIHDVAETAGVSVATVSKAINGRDGVSPATLAHVLGVVEQLGYASSLVATSMRRQRTNVIGVLVAEFEPFALELLGGVSAELQGTQYDVLAYAGTVSAGEHHGWERRSLSRLGGTLIDGAILVTPTTAPAEASVPMVAIDPHASPAGDADAGGPATVSVLNADGAHAATAHLISLGHRRIAHLRGRTDLESAQQREEGYRRALAEAGIPQDQALIAEGGYRAADSTAGAHALLHLADRPTAVFAANDLSAIEMIRVAAERGLRVPQDLSVIGFDDIPQAAMHTPQLTTVRQPLAEMGATAVRMLLGMMHDGAGREQVRMPTRLVVRDSTAAPPR
- the xylA gene encoding xylose isomerase, which produces MALTPTKADRFSFGLWTIGYNGTDPFGGPTRPALDVVHAVEKLSELGAYGLTFHDDDLFAFGSTDAERQTQIDRLKQALADTGLIVPMVTTNLFSAPVFKDGGFTSNDRQVRRFALRKVLRNIDLAAELGAKTFVMWGGREGAEYDSAKDVRAALERYREAVNLLGDYVTDKGYDIRFAIEPKPNEPRGDILLPTLGHALAFIESLERPELVGLNPEVGHEQMAGLNFTAGIAQALYHGKLYHIDLNGQRGIKYDQDLVFGHGDLHNAFSLVDLLENGGPDGTPAYDGPRHFDYKPSRTEDETGVWTSAAANMRMYLLLKERAKAFRADPEVQEALAVAKVAELAQPTLNDGESYDDLLSDRSAYEDFDASAYLGGKGFGFVRLQQLATEHLMGAR
- the xylB gene encoding xylulokinase produces the protein MALVMGVDSSTQSCKVVVRDAATGAVVRTGRSSHPDGTEVDPAAWWDALQQAIAQAGGLDGIDAVAIAGQQHGMVVLDAEGNVIRPALLWNDTRSADAASDLVSELGAGAFSIRTGVVPVASFTATKLRWLADHEPDAAARIAAVALPHDWLTWRLRGFGPENPRLDELVTDRSDASGTAYWGADGYDREILSLALRRDAADIVLPRVLGPSEHVAGPGGMLVGAGAGDNAGAALGLGARSGDAVVSIGTSGTVFAVTDSPVRDASGTVAGFADAAGGWLPLIATLNAARVMDATAALLGVGHDELGELALASSAGAGGLVLQPWFEGERTPNHPDATATLFGMTLASTTRENLARAAIEGVLCGLAEGLDAIRAHGVTPQRILLIGGAAQNPAVRGIAAEVFDLPVFVPEPQEYVALGAAAQAAWALTGSRPGWGAESADAVPGTPVPGIRAQYSARLP
- the araA gene encoding L-arabinose isomerase; this translates as MPRLTTSLDSYEVWFLTGSQHLYGPETLAQVAEQSQNIARLLDEAADVPVRIVWKPVLTDSAAIKRTALEASADDRVIGVIAWMHTFSPAKMWIAGLDALRKPLAHLHTQANVELPWADIDFDFMNLNQAAHGDREFGYIQTRLGVPRKTIVGHAGDPRVQRELGTWQRAAAGLAASRSLKLARFGDNMRYVAVTEGDKTEAELRLGVQVNTWGVNELADAVAAASSADVDALVAEYEELYDVAPELRRGGDRHGSLRDGAAIELGLRSFLEEGGFGAFTTSFEDLGALKQLPGLAVQRLMAEGYGFGAEGDWKTAILVRVANVMGAGLPGGASLMEDYTYDMTPGDELILGAHMLEVSPSLTTAKPTLEIHPLGIGGKDDPVRLVFTADPGPAVVVALSDMRDRFRLTANVVENVEPRAALPKLPVGRAVWKPAPDFNTSAAAWLTAGAAHHTVMSTAVGIDAFRDFAEMAEIELLVIDESTRLPEFQQQVRWNQAYHRLAQGL
- a CDS encoding xylulokinase — encoded protein: MSARQDILDGRTSLGIELGSTRIKACLIGSDATQVLATGSFSWENRLQDGLWTYDLDEVWAGLQAAFADLVSDVHDRYGVRPASFGAIGISAMMHGYLAFDASGELLVPFRTWRNTNTGVAAAELTELLGVNIPLRWSVAHVHQAVVDAEPHVPQLDFVTTLAGYVHWKLTGQRVLGVGDASGMFPIDSATCDYDERMLRAYDALAGDRLPAGLAELLPTVLPAGAPAGELTAEGAALLDPSGALSSGIPLCPPEGDAGTGMVATNSVAPRTGNVSAGTSIFAMVVLERPLTEVHHELDLVTTPAGDAVAMVHCNNGASELAAWAGVFTRFAAAAGNPIGDDAAFEALFLEALQGEADAGGLIAYNHLAGEPIAGLTEGRPLIVRTPGSALTLANLMRAQLYGVFGTLALGMTVLAEEGVGLDRMFAHGGMFRTAGVAQRFLAGALGAPVAVGELASEGGAWGIAVLAGYLAEADRLSLGDYLDQRVFATASLSVTDPDPADVAGFATYLDRYRAGLAIEAAAVDSL